A section of the Spirosoma pollinicola genome encodes:
- a CDS encoding MGH1-like glycoside hydrolase domain-containing protein yields MTIEHNRLEDPAWRQWGPYVSDRQWGTVREDYSANGDAWSYTTHDMARSYTYRWGEDGIAGISDDKQQLCLALGLWNGKDPIIKERYFGLTNAEGNHGEDVKELYYYIDNTPTHSYQRMLYKYPQAAYPYEKLLGENHLRTRQDPEFELLDTGLFDEDRYFDVFVEYAKAGPQDILMTVTVHNRGPEEAVLHVLPTLWFRNTWVFGDDSDGVPNYRPSLVLQHDNTVSVEDSALGRYVLHAEGRPDWLFCENETNLARLYNTHTGSRYPKDGINDHLVHGADTVNPAQTGTKASAHYSLTIAPGNSTVVQLRLEYTGQTGTGLAKPFADFSKICAIRKKEADEFYAQIQAAEATPDEKLVQRQAFAGMLWSKQYYYYDVSRWLAGDENGPPPPPERLNGRNHTWLQLINAGVISMPDKWEYPWYAAWDWAFHCVTLSIIDPGLAKQQLMMLTNEWFMHPNGQLPAYEWNFSDVNPPVQAWAAWRIYHLELERKPPGEEDLTFLRGIFHKLMLNFTWWVNRKDESGNNIFEGGFLGLDNIGVFDRNTVFPGGSHLEQADGTSWMAMYALNMMRIALELARHDSVYDEMATKFFDHFLYIAGAITSIGKSNIGLWDEEDAFFYDQLRLDDGRVQRMRVRTLVGLIPMFAVEVLDNELLQANPEFVKRMGWFQGHRPDLYHQVSRYTEKGIDEKRLLSLLRGFRLKALLTKMLDESEFLSPHGIRAVSKVYQHNPYEFTLDNTTFRLTYTPAESDSGMFGGNSNWRGPVWMPVNYLLVESLERFYHYFGDSFTVEYPVGSGQQITLKAVARELTNRLISLFTIDSDGKRPVFGQHPKYQDPNFRDYVLFYEYFDGDNGRGVGASHQTGWTGLVAELINRKYKNLSLSSKP; encoded by the coding sequence TTGACAATCGAACACAATCGTCTTGAAGATCCTGCCTGGAGGCAGTGGGGACCGTATGTTTCCGACAGGCAATGGGGAACCGTGCGTGAGGACTATAGCGCCAACGGCGATGCTTGGAGTTATACAACTCATGATATGGCCCGCAGTTATACCTATCGGTGGGGCGAAGATGGTATAGCGGGTATATCGGACGATAAACAGCAGCTTTGTCTGGCATTGGGCCTGTGGAATGGAAAAGACCCTATAATAAAAGAACGCTATTTTGGCCTCACCAATGCCGAAGGAAATCATGGTGAAGATGTTAAAGAGCTTTATTATTACATAGATAATACGCCTACGCATTCGTATCAGCGGATGCTATACAAATACCCACAGGCAGCTTATCCATACGAAAAGCTACTAGGTGAAAACCACCTTCGTACGCGCCAGGACCCCGAATTTGAGCTACTGGATACAGGCTTGTTTGATGAAGATCGGTACTTCGATGTCTTTGTGGAATATGCAAAAGCAGGCCCGCAGGATATTCTGATGACTGTTACGGTGCATAATCGTGGGCCGGAAGAGGCTGTGCTGCACGTATTGCCAACGCTTTGGTTTCGGAATACCTGGGTGTTTGGCGACGACTCAGACGGTGTTCCAAACTATCGACCTTCGCTGGTATTGCAGCACGACAACACGGTGTCGGTCGAAGATTCTGCATTGGGCCGGTATGTTTTACACGCAGAAGGTCGTCCAGATTGGCTGTTTTGCGAAAATGAAACAAACTTGGCCAGGCTTTATAATACGCATACCGGTTCCCGCTATCCGAAAGATGGCATTAACGACCATCTTGTGCATGGAGCTGATACCGTAAATCCAGCTCAGACGGGCACCAAAGCATCGGCACACTACAGTCTGACCATTGCACCCGGCAACTCAACGGTTGTTCAACTTCGGCTCGAATACACTGGGCAAACCGGCACAGGTTTGGCTAAACCGTTTGCTGATTTTAGTAAAATATGTGCCATTCGTAAAAAGGAAGCCGACGAATTTTATGCTCAAATTCAGGCTGCCGAAGCGACTCCCGACGAAAAGCTTGTGCAACGGCAAGCTTTTGCCGGGATGCTCTGGAGTAAACAGTACTATTACTATGACGTGTCGAGGTGGCTGGCCGGCGACGAAAACGGCCCGCCACCGCCACCCGAACGATTGAACGGGCGTAACCACACCTGGTTACAATTGATTAATGCAGGCGTTATATCCATGCCCGATAAATGGGAGTACCCCTGGTATGCGGCCTGGGACTGGGCGTTTCATTGTGTTACACTCTCGATCATAGACCCTGGTTTGGCAAAGCAGCAATTAATGATGCTTACCAATGAATGGTTCATGCACCCAAACGGGCAATTACCAGCCTATGAGTGGAATTTCTCGGATGTGAATCCGCCGGTGCAGGCATGGGCTGCCTGGCGAATTTACCACCTCGAACTGGAACGGAAACCTCCCGGTGAAGAGGATTTGACGTTTTTGCGCGGCATTTTTCATAAACTGATGCTCAACTTTACCTGGTGGGTAAACCGGAAAGATGAATCGGGGAACAACATTTTTGAGGGGGGATTCCTGGGTCTGGATAACATTGGCGTATTTGACCGAAATACCGTGTTTCCCGGCGGCAGCCACCTCGAACAGGCAGATGGAACAAGCTGGATGGCTATGTATGCCCTGAATATGATGCGAATTGCCCTCGAACTGGCCCGGCATGATTCGGTGTATGACGAAATGGCAACGAAATTCTTTGACCATTTTCTTTACATCGCCGGGGCAATCACCAGTATTGGAAAGTCCAATATAGGGTTGTGGGATGAGGAGGATGCGTTTTTTTATGACCAGCTACGACTTGACGATGGTCGTGTGCAGCGGATGCGGGTTAGAACGCTGGTTGGCCTTATTCCCATGTTTGCTGTTGAGGTACTGGACAACGAACTACTTCAGGCCAACCCTGAATTCGTGAAGCGTATGGGCTGGTTTCAGGGCCACCGCCCCGATTTGTACCATCAGGTATCGCGTTATACGGAAAAAGGCATCGACGAAAAACGATTACTTAGCCTTCTGCGTGGGTTTCGTCTAAAAGCTCTGTTGACAAAGATGCTGGATGAGAGCGAATTCCTAAGCCCACATGGAATCAGAGCTGTCTCGAAAGTGTATCAACATAACCCATATGAATTTACTTTAGACAATACAACTTTTCGACTAACCTATACGCCCGCTGAAAGCGATAGCGGCATGTTTGGCGGGAACAGCAATTGGCGTGGACCGGTTTGGATGCCTGTAAACTATTTATTGGTCGAAAGTCTGGAGCGATTTTATCATTACTTCGGAGATAGTTTTACGGTAGAATACCCAGTAGGGTCAGGGCAGCAAATTACCCTAAAGGCAGTTGCCCGGGAGCTCACTAACCGGCTTATAAGCTTATTCACAATTGACTCAGATGGCAAACGACCCGTTTTTGGGCAGCATCCAAAATATCAGGATCCTAATTTCCGGGACTACGTGCTATTCTACGAATATTTCGACGGCGACAATGGCCGTGGCGTAGGAGCAAGCCACCAAACAGGCTGGACTGGCCTGGTGGCTGAACTGATTAATAGAAAATACAAAAATTTGAGCCTTTCCAGTAAGCCATAG
- a CDS encoding response regulator transcription factor, which produces MAKILVVEDDEQLRKNIQEQLELNDYEVRVASNGLKALDLLPSFQPDLILCDVLMPEMDGIAFIRAVKSNKNYRFVPFIFLTAKVAQQDMFLGLEEGAVDYLSKPFLHRELLLKVNNITRQRAEFILHNLQNSTEEESDFQFVKQFWPLLDGHFDDSSLTISKAAEAMNMSLSAFQRQIKTFFPTNFNELLKDYRLQKATHYLTQTDQNLQWIANRCGFSSLSYFSFCFKKAFKLSPLRFRMKSRL; this is translated from the coding sequence ATGGCAAAGATATTGGTGGTTGAAGACGATGAGCAGCTTAGAAAAAATATCCAGGAACAACTGGAGCTAAATGACTATGAGGTTCGAGTGGCTAGTAATGGACTGAAGGCACTTGATCTGTTGCCTTCTTTTCAGCCTGACTTGATTTTATGCGATGTTTTGATGCCAGAAATGGATGGCATTGCTTTCATTCGGGCAGTAAAAAGCAATAAAAACTACAGGTTTGTACCGTTCATATTTCTTACGGCAAAAGTAGCTCAACAGGACATGTTTCTGGGGTTGGAAGAGGGAGCTGTCGACTATTTATCGAAACCGTTTCTGCACCGGGAATTGTTATTAAAGGTTAACAACATTACTCGCCAGCGGGCAGAATTTATTCTACATAATTTACAGAATTCCACTGAAGAGGAATCTGATTTTCAATTTGTCAAGCAGTTTTGGCCCTTGCTAGACGGACACTTCGATGATTCATCGCTGACAATAAGTAAGGCTGCCGAAGCAATGAATATGAGTTTATCGGCTTTTCAACGGCAGATAAAAACATTTTTTCCAACAAATTTTAACGAGTTACTCAAGGACTATCGTTTGCAAAAAGCTACGCACTACTTAACCCAAACGGATCAAAATCTTCAATGGATTGCGAACCGTTGTGGGTTTAGCAGTTTGTCGTATTTTTCGTTTTGTTTTAAAAAAGCCTTCAAATTGTCGCCCTTGCGTTTTCGAATGAAAAGCCGATTGTAG
- a CDS encoding PAS domain-containing protein yields MNYLEQSSPSTKQLPGQTNAVDQTDLLKENYDLRTFFNLDNELHCITDRNGNILRINRAWEILLGYSQADLLNLNYLVLVHSNDMIAALTGTPYLSPHQPAQIKRFRLRKKNGEYMSIEWHISFVDDHVYASGRELTGKRQYEQEELSTNGEPVDKVAIWDASIERKQAEEALRQSEQRFRAIFDLTYQFIGLMRPDGILLEVNETALQAAGQTLGDVIGKPFWENFWWQISEEERQKLKRAIQQAANGELVRYEVEIQDANHEVLALDMSIKPILNEQAKVVLLISEGRDITKKKRAENALRESEQRFREIAENVNDALWIHSAQPFQLLYINPAFERGVGYTAQQLRETPELLLEAVTGEDRTRFMADFVRYGNGEVLTGQYRLLGANRMNRWFTIRTFIMKDCQGRPLRYIGVASDITSQKEKELVLQQSLARERELNRLKSQFVAIASHEFRTPLATIQSSVDLISLYLDKPELVDKLSIYRHISVIENEIVAFSKLLTDVLTVGKMDEGKITFTPRLVDFVDLSQTIISTHFSQYRDIRAVQLSIEGAPYHAFIDDKLIKHVLINLLTNAFKFSTSGPELRILFTEKQLIFSVTDFGIGIPKEDMPFLFEPFFRAGNAETVQGTGLGLAISRQFVVLHGGHFTVCSEQHQGATFTVTIPITNT; encoded by the coding sequence ATGAATTACCTTGAGCAATCTTCTCCTTCAACAAAACAATTACCGGGTCAAACAAATGCTGTGGACCAAACGGATCTATTAAAGGAGAACTATGATTTAAGAACATTCTTTAATCTTGACAATGAACTGCACTGTATAACAGATCGCAACGGTAATATCTTGAGAATAAATCGAGCTTGGGAAATATTATTGGGCTACAGTCAAGCCGATCTTTTAAACCTTAATTATCTTGTTCTGGTCCATTCGAATGATATGATAGCGGCCTTGACCGGAACACCTTACCTGTCTCCTCATCAACCCGCACAGATCAAGCGTTTCAGATTACGCAAAAAAAATGGTGAGTACATGTCAATCGAATGGCACATCAGTTTTGTTGATGATCACGTATATGCCTCTGGTCGTGAACTAACCGGGAAGCGACAGTACGAGCAGGAAGAGTTATCTACAAATGGTGAGCCGGTCGATAAAGTAGCTATATGGGATGCCAGCATAGAGCGAAAGCAGGCTGAAGAAGCCCTACGCCAAAGTGAACAGCGGTTTCGGGCTATCTTCGATCTGACCTATCAGTTTATTGGCCTGATGAGGCCGGATGGCATTTTGTTGGAGGTAAATGAAACGGCTTTACAGGCAGCTGGACAAACGCTTGGTGATGTGATTGGCAAACCGTTCTGGGAAAACTTTTGGTGGCAAATTTCGGAGGAGGAGCGGCAAAAACTCAAGCGCGCCATACAGCAGGCTGCTAATGGCGAATTAGTTCGGTATGAAGTGGAGATACAGGATGCTAACCACGAAGTGCTGGCCCTTGATATGTCTATCAAGCCAATACTAAATGAACAGGCGAAAGTAGTATTGCTCATTTCGGAAGGCAGAGATATAACGAAAAAGAAACGAGCCGAAAATGCGCTACGAGAAAGCGAGCAGCGTTTTCGGGAAATTGCCGAAAATGTCAATGATGCCTTATGGATTCACTCAGCCCAGCCATTTCAGCTTTTATATATTAATCCAGCGTTTGAGCGTGGTGTGGGCTACACGGCTCAGCAGTTACGGGAAACCCCCGAATTACTGTTGGAGGCAGTTACTGGAGAGGATCGCACACGGTTTATGGCCGACTTTGTCAGGTATGGAAATGGAGAGGTATTGACAGGTCAGTATCGATTGCTTGGGGCTAATCGGATGAATCGGTGGTTCACCATTCGCACTTTTATTATGAAGGACTGTCAGGGCCGACCTCTTCGTTATATCGGTGTTGCCAGCGACATTACCAGTCAAAAAGAAAAGGAACTGGTTTTGCAGCAATCACTTGCCAGAGAGCGAGAGCTTAATAGATTGAAATCACAGTTTGTTGCCATTGCCTCCCATGAATTTAGAACTCCTCTGGCAACAATCCAATCCAGTGTTGATCTGATAAGTCTTTATCTGGACAAGCCAGAGTTAGTTGATAAGCTGTCAATTTATCGCCACATATCAGTCATTGAAAATGAGATTGTAGCTTTTAGTAAGCTGCTTACCGATGTGTTGACAGTAGGTAAAATGGATGAAGGGAAAATTACATTTACACCTCGACTGGTAGATTTCGTAGATTTGAGTCAGACTATTATTTCTACCCATTTTAGTCAATACCGCGATATTAGAGCAGTTCAACTGTCAATTGAGGGTGCGCCTTACCACGCTTTTATCGATGATAAACTAATTAAGCATGTACTAATCAATTTGCTGACAAATGCATTTAAGTTTTCGACGAGTGGCCCTGAGCTGCGTATTTTATTTACCGAAAAGCAGCTCATATTCTCGGTGACCGATTTTGGTATAGGTATACCAAAAGAAGACATGCCCTTTCTTTTTGAGCCTTTTTTCCGGGCAGGAAACGCCGAAACAGTGCAGGGTACAGGCTTGGGGCTAGCTATCTCCCGCCAATTTGTTGTGCTCCACGGCGGGCATTTTACGGTTTGCAGCGAACAACATCAGGGCGCTACGTTTACAGTTACTATACCAATAACTAACACCTGA
- a CDS encoding DUF6580 family putative transport protein: protein MKPLQIRLTTLSILVLSATLFRLVPHWPNFTPIAALALFGAAMFERKWLGLAVPLVAMLLSDTLIGFHGSMGAVYASFGLTWVLGLIALQRPTAGRIAVVSLVSSVLFFLITNFAVWYGSTYYPQTAAGLMTCYAAGLAFYNNTSFFLNGLLGDLFFSAVLFGSYYLLQQRYTVLRPARR, encoded by the coding sequence ATGAAGCCCCTTCAAATTCGCTTAACTACCCTTTCTATACTTGTTCTTTCGGCTACCTTGTTTCGCTTAGTACCTCATTGGCCTAACTTTACACCAATTGCGGCTTTAGCGCTATTTGGTGCGGCAATGTTCGAACGGAAATGGCTTGGGTTGGCAGTCCCGCTGGTAGCTATGCTATTGAGCGATACCCTGATTGGTTTTCATGGAAGCATGGGCGCAGTATATGCAAGCTTTGGCCTAACCTGGGTACTGGGTCTCATAGCCTTACAACGGCCAACAGCCGGACGCATTGCTGTAGTTTCGCTTGTTTCCTCTGTGCTGTTTTTTCTGATAACGAACTTCGCGGTATGGTACGGCAGCACCTATTACCCGCAAACGGCGGCTGGTTTAATGACTTGCTACGCGGCAGGATTAGCCTTTTATAATAATACCTCGTTCTTCCTCAATGGCTTGCTAGGCGATTTGTTCTTTAGCGCTGTTCTGTTTGGTAGTTATTATCTGTTGCAGCAACGCTATACGGTACTACGGCCTGCGCGGAGATAA
- a CDS encoding autorepressor SdpR family transcription factor, which produces MNTLFIALSDPTRRQILDLLRGSDQNAGEIARRFDMTKPSISHHLDLLRQAGLVEATKQGQFINYSLNTTVLDELLVWLMSFQKTEASATGFNAPEKIAGDTF; this is translated from the coding sequence ATGAACACCCTTTTTATAGCCTTAAGTGATCCAACCCGTCGGCAGATCCTGGACCTCTTGCGTGGGAGCGACCAGAATGCCGGTGAGATTGCCAGGCGATTCGATATGACTAAGCCAAGTATTTCTCATCATCTCGATTTATTACGACAGGCCGGACTGGTTGAAGCTACCAAACAGGGGCAGTTTATCAACTATTCTTTAAACACGACCGTTCTTGACGAGCTGCTGGTATGGCTCATGAGTTTTCAGAAAACCGAGGCAAGTGCTACCGGCTTTAACGCACCTGAAAAAATAGCTGGAGACACCTTTTAA
- a CDS encoding alpha/beta hydrolase family protein, which yields MNRSFAFAYYLFFISSFAVAQTEEPMHYKITVPAGAELTLDGTLAIPNNLKKAVPVVLLIAGSGPTDRDCNSPYGLKSNSFKMLSDSLVSKGIAVARYDKRGSGNNIQAATKNLKSEDHRFDFYVSDAVGFIRQLQADKRFSYLIVAGHSEGSLVGMLAAEQTKAKGYISIAGPGRNIADVLKAQGRAGGNPKDIQAEVDSALDSLRDGHTVHPRNPLLQAQLPLKAQMGFISWMKYDPAAVIKKYGGNVLIIQGKKDLQVAVADAELLKAARPDAKLVLFDTMNHILKDVDGLDPKENFKTYNNPELPITPGLATTIAQFVKQ from the coding sequence ATGAACCGTTCTTTTGCTTTTGCTTATTATCTGTTTTTCATTTCTTCTTTTGCGGTTGCCCAAACAGAAGAGCCAATGCACTATAAAATAACTGTGCCGGCTGGAGCTGAATTAACCCTTGACGGTACATTGGCCATACCAAATAACCTAAAAAAAGCGGTGCCGGTAGTTTTGCTCATCGCTGGCTCCGGTCCAACCGACCGCGACTGTAATAGTCCCTACGGACTAAAATCAAACTCATTCAAAATGCTGAGCGACAGTTTGGTTAGTAAAGGCATTGCTGTTGCCAGGTACGATAAGCGGGGGTCAGGCAATAACATACAGGCTGCGACCAAAAACCTTAAATCAGAAGACCATCGGTTCGATTTTTATGTGAGTGATGCCGTTGGATTTATTCGCCAGCTCCAGGCCGATAAACGATTTTCGTACCTGATTGTTGCTGGTCATTCTGAAGGTTCTCTAGTGGGAATGCTGGCTGCTGAGCAGACAAAGGCAAAAGGCTATATATCCATTGCCGGTCCAGGGCGTAACATTGCCGATGTATTGAAAGCACAGGGACGCGCAGGAGGAAATCCGAAGGATATTCAGGCTGAAGTGGATAGCGCTTTGGATTCCCTGCGGGATGGCCATACCGTACACCCTAGAAACCCGCTTTTACAGGCCCAATTACCGCTTAAAGCGCAAATGGGTTTTATTTCCTGGATGAAGTACGATCCAGCGGCAGTAATTAAAAAGTATGGGGGTAATGTGCTGATTATTCAGGGTAAGAAAGATTTACAGGTAGCCGTGGCTGATGCCGAGTTGCTGAAAGCTGCCAGACCGGACGCAAAATTGGTTTTGTTCGATACTATGAATCATATTCTTAAAGACGTTGATGGACTGGACCCCAAAGAAAATTTTAAGACCTACAATAATCCTGAATTACCAATTACGCCAGGATTGGCAACTACAATTGCCCAGTTTGTGAAGCAATGA
- a CDS encoding AlbA family DNA-binding domain-containing protein, which produces MTRNQLDDLISQGEHTRLEFKRTLSSAYRIARTLAAFANTSGGTLLIGITDSGKTVGVVSEFREIDKIEEATDRLVEPSLVVSYETLAPDGRLVLSITIPESSEKPHYVLDESGKRTIYVRAKDKSVPTNKLIITPEMADRELLKSPMARTLIQYLRKNDHITADKFAKLINISDYRAGKLLRQLAERGLLILIDKPRPVRYALKLAE; this is translated from the coding sequence ATGACCCGTAATCAACTTGATGATTTAATAAGTCAGGGCGAACATACACGCCTGGAGTTCAAGCGTACTCTTTCGTCAGCCTACCGTATTGCCCGAACACTGGCCGCATTTGCCAACACGTCTGGCGGTACACTCCTGATTGGTATTACTGACAGTGGAAAAACAGTTGGTGTTGTATCGGAATTTCGGGAGATCGATAAAATTGAAGAAGCTACCGACAGGTTGGTAGAGCCATCCTTAGTTGTTAGCTACGAAACGCTTGCGCCAGATGGGCGGCTTGTCCTTAGTATTACTATTCCCGAAAGCAGCGAAAAGCCTCATTATGTTCTGGATGAATCTGGTAAACGAACAATTTATGTTCGCGCAAAAGATAAATCGGTGCCGACCAACAAGCTCATTATCACGCCTGAAATGGCGGACCGTGAATTACTAAAATCACCCATGGCCCGAACATTGATTCAATACCTTCGTAAGAACGATCATATTACGGCCGATAAGTTTGCGAAACTGATCAATATATCAGACTATAGAGCCGGCAAATTGCTCCGACAACTAGCTGAGCGGGGATTACTGATCCTTATTGATAAACCTCGCCCGGTTCGCTATGCCCTTAAACTGGCAGAGTAA
- the hemF gene encoding oxygen-dependent coproporphyrinogen oxidase — translation MITQEETVSKETITDFFKDLQDRICQSLEEADGAATFREDAWQRPGGGGGRSRLLTDGAVIEKGGVGFSAVHGDATEATLRTLKLTEPAEFYATGVSIVLHPRNPMVPIIHMNVRYFEMSTGHNWFGGGIDLTPHYVVDADARLFHQALQSVCDRHDPAYYPKFKPWADDYFYIPHRQETRGVGGIFFDYLKPTDSAHKVSLFAFVQEVGNSFAPIYTHFMHQNRDIPYGEREKNWQLLRRGRYVEFNLVWDRGTKFGLETNGRTESILMSMPPQANWIYDFKTEAGSREEQTLNLLQKGINWV, via the coding sequence ATGATAACGCAGGAAGAAACGGTTTCTAAAGAAACAATCACCGATTTTTTTAAAGACCTTCAGGATCGAATCTGCCAATCGCTGGAGGAGGCCGACGGTGCGGCAACATTCCGTGAGGACGCATGGCAACGGCCGGGTGGGGGTGGAGGCCGCTCGCGGCTGCTCACTGATGGGGCTGTTATTGAAAAAGGGGGTGTTGGTTTCTCGGCTGTACATGGCGACGCAACGGAGGCTACACTTCGCACATTGAAACTGACAGAACCCGCCGAGTTTTACGCTACAGGTGTATCTATCGTGTTGCATCCTCGCAACCCAATGGTGCCCATTATTCACATGAATGTCCGGTATTTTGAAATGAGCACGGGGCATAACTGGTTTGGGGGAGGCATAGATCTAACGCCGCATTATGTTGTTGATGCAGATGCCCGCTTGTTTCATCAAGCGCTGCAATCCGTTTGCGACCGTCACGATCCTGCCTATTACCCGAAATTCAAGCCCTGGGCTGATGATTATTTCTACATACCACACCGCCAGGAAACGCGGGGTGTAGGGGGAATCTTCTTCGACTACTTGAAGCCGACAGATTCGGCTCATAAAGTCAGCTTGTTTGCTTTTGTACAGGAGGTGGGCAACTCGTTCGCGCCAATTTACACGCATTTCATGCACCAGAATCGGGATATCCCATATGGTGAGCGCGAAAAAAACTGGCAGTTGCTTCGTCGGGGACGATATGTCGAATTTAACCTGGTTTGGGACCGGGGCACCAAGTTCGGGCTTGAAACCAATGGCCGTACAGAATCTATTCTGATGAGTATGCCTCCCCAGGCGAACTGGATTTACGATTTCAAAACCGAAGCGGGCAGCCGCGAAGAGCAAACACTGAATCTACTTCAAAAAGGTATCAACTGGGTATAA
- a CDS encoding DUF2911 domain-containing protein, protein MKSINYPSVAVVILITLCSLSIAQAQLRVPAASPVQTTKQSFALGDITLEYSRPAVKGRAIFGDLVPYDKVWRTGANATSKITFSSDVKLEGKEVKAGTYGLFTIPGKTSWEVMLSKDLDLGANVGDYKKENEVVRVQVKPTTLANKVETFTINIADILPNSAVLEIMWDKTRVPVSITADIDQTIVKNINASLASDKPAYFEAASYYYDTNRDLKQALGWVTKATEQNPKAFWVMLLKARIELKLKEKASAITSAEKTVALATEAKNADYVKMANDLIASAKK, encoded by the coding sequence ATGAAGAGTATAAATTATCCGTCAGTAGCCGTAGTTATCCTGATTACACTCTGTTCGCTCTCGATCGCTCAGGCTCAGCTTAGAGTGCCGGCAGCCAGTCCTGTTCAAACCACCAAACAAAGTTTCGCCCTGGGCGATATTACACTGGAGTACTCCAGACCGGCGGTTAAAGGACGGGCGATCTTCGGTGATTTGGTCCCTTATGATAAAGTATGGCGTACGGGTGCCAATGCGACATCCAAGATCACTTTCTCATCGGATGTGAAACTCGAAGGTAAAGAGGTCAAGGCGGGCACCTACGGGTTATTCACGATTCCGGGTAAAACCAGTTGGGAAGTAATGCTTTCCAAAGACCTGGACCTGGGAGCTAATGTGGGCGATTACAAAAAAGAAAATGAAGTTGTACGGGTTCAGGTGAAACCGACTACGCTTGCCAATAAAGTAGAGACCTTTACCATCAATATCGCTGACATTTTGCCTAATTCGGCCGTGCTGGAAATTATGTGGGACAAAACCCGTGTTCCCGTTTCTATCACAGCCGATATTGATCAAACGATCGTGAAAAATATTAACGCTTCGCTCGCTTCTGATAAGCCTGCTTATTTTGAGGCAGCCAGTTACTATTATGATACGAATCGGGATTTGAAGCAAGCCCTTGGCTGGGTGACCAAAGCCACGGAGCAGAATCCGAAAGCCTTCTGGGTAATGTTGCTGAAAGCCCGGATTGAACTGAAACTTAAAGAAAAAGCCAGTGCGATCACCAGTGCTGAGAAAACAGTTGCACTGGCAACGGAAGCAAAAAATGCGGATTACGTGAAAATGGCGAATGACCTGATTGCTTCTGCTAAAAAATAG
- a CDS encoding response regulator: protein MNHSPQTSENYTVKRINELFSHYIQQVHRVYKLPESAESRLSNMLVNKVAPVWVVDDNINDQFFIKSAFNSVRPDIPVITLDNGEELLSRMTKTNLLPRVVLLDLNMPRVSGLDILQKIRDNQSYDNLTVVVLTTSSWVTNEDRRTALALGADQFYTKPSTYMDMIDLIKTITDNWCD, encoded by the coding sequence ATGAATCACTCTCCTCAAACAAGTGAAAACTATACTGTCAAGCGGATTAACGAATTGTTTTCGCATTATATTCAACAGGTACACAGAGTTTACAAATTACCTGAATCGGCAGAAAGCAGGTTAAGTAACATGCTGGTCAATAAAGTAGCTCCTGTCTGGGTAGTGGATGACAACATTAACGATCAGTTTTTTATCAAGTCCGCGTTTAACAGCGTTCGCCCCGATATTCCAGTAATAACGCTCGACAATGGTGAAGAACTGCTATCCAGAATGACAAAAACCAACTTATTACCTAGAGTAGTTTTACTGGACCTTAATATGCCCCGGGTGAGCGGTCTGGATATATTACAGAAAATACGAGATAATCAAAGTTATGATAATCTTACGGTGGTCGTGCTTACGACTTCATCGTGGGTTACAAACGAAGATCGACGAACAGCCCTGGCCTTGGGCGCCGATCAATTCTACACAAAACCATCTACTTATATGGACATGATTGATCTTATCAAGACAATCACTGACAATTGGTGTGATTAA